ACGCCACCGCCTTCAAGCCCTATGGCGCGGGCCAGATCACGATGGAGGAAGCTGTGACGCGCAGCGGGGCGGTGCTGCACCGCTTCATGGTGCTCCAGACCCGCCAGACCGACCTCAAGCTGTTCGCCGACCTTGCCAAGGCACCGAAATTCGCCCGCGCGCAGGACATCCCCTTCTCGATCCTGCTGCCCGCCTATGTGACGAGCGAGCTGAAGACCGCCTTCCAGATCGGCTTCCTGATCTTCCTGCCCTTCCTCGTCATAGACCTTGTGGTGGCCTCCACGCTGATGTCGCTGGGCATGATGATGCTGTCGCCAGCGATCATATCCATGCCGTTCAAGCTGTTGCTGTTCGTTCTTGTCGATGGATGGGCGCTGACCATGGGGTCGCTCGCGGCGAGCTTCGCGACATGAGGGCGCTCTCCGTCAGCGTCGCCTCGGCGGAGGCCGGGGCCGCAAGAGGGAAGCGGTCCGCTGGAACCCGGGGCGGCCCCGGCCTCCGCCGGAGCGACCGACTGGCAGCGGTCCATGGATAATTCCCCCGAATATTTCATCGGCGTGGCCCAGCAGGCGATGTGGATTTTGGCGCTCGCCTCCGCGCCGATCCTGATCCCGGCGCTGGTCGCGGGCATCATCTTGGGCATGATCCAGGCGGCGACGTCGATCAACGAACAGACGTTGAGCTTCGTCCCCAAGCTGATCATCGTCGGCATCGCGCTGGCGATCTTCGGCAGCGCGATCATGGCGCTGCTCGGCGATTTCACCCGCGATATCTTCCAGGTCTATATCCCGGAGATGCTGCGGTGATCCCGCAGGGCCTGGCGGGGCTGGAGACCCAGCTCTGGCTCTGGATGATCGCGATGATCCGGCCGGGCGCCGCCTTCATCGCCGCGCCGGTCTTCGGCGCGCCGCAGGTGCCGATGCAGCTGCGCGCGGTGGTGGCGCTGGCGATCGGCATACCCGCGCTGGCCAACACGCCCTTCGTGCTGCCGATCGGCGGGGTCGTCACCATCGAAGGCTTCCTGCTTGTCGCGGGCGAGGTGCTGGCCGGGCTGGCGCTGGGCTTCGCGGTGCAGATCGGCTTTTCCGCCGCGCTCGTCGCGGGCGAGGTGATCGGCAATGCGATGGGCCTCGGCTTCGCGGGGATGATGGACCCGGCGACCGGCGCGCCCTCCCCCGCCGTCAGCCAATATCTCTCGCTATTGGCGACCTTCCTGTTCCTGGCGACCGGCGGCCACCTGCAGCTCGCGGCGATCATCGTCGAGAGCTATCGCGCGCTGCCACCGGGCGAAGCGTGGATGGGGGCCAAGAGCATCCAGGGCCTCGCGCTGTTCGGCGGGGACCTGTTCGCGGCCGGGCTGGCGATCGCGCTGCCGGTGGGCTTCGCGATCATCCTGGTGCAGCTCGTCATGGCGATGCTGGCGCGATCGGCGCCGCAGATGAACATCTTCTCGGTTGGTCTGCCCGCCACCTTGATGGCCGGACTGGTCCTGCTGGCGATCGCGGCCCCGGTGATGGCCGACGGAATCATGGCCGCTATCCAGCGCGGGCTGGCCGAGGCGCGGCTGCTGGCAGCGGGGAGATAGGCCTTGGCCGAGGGTCCCGAGGACGACGAAAAGACCGAAGCCCCGACGGCCAAGCGCCGGCAGGATGCCGAGGAGAAGGGCGACGTCCTCCAGTCCAAGGAACTGGGCACCGCGCTGGTGATGCTGGTCGGCGCCGGCTGGATCGCGGTCGCCGGCCCCTGGGCGATGGCCGCGCTCAAGCAGATGCTGTCCAATGCGTTGTCCTTCGATTCCAGCGCGATCGAGCGCTTCGATCCGATGGCGGCGATCCTGTCGATGGTGGCGACGGTGGCGTTGCCGGTCGCGCTGCTGTTCCTGCTGACCTTCATCGCGGCGATCGCCGCGCCGGCGATGCTGGGATCGCTGGGCTTTCGCTGGTCGGCGGTCGGCTTCAAGCCGAACAAGCTGAACCCCGCCGCCGGCCTGAAGCGGATGTTCGGCATGCAGGGCCTGATCGAACTGGGCAAGGCACTGCTCAAGATCGTGGCGCTGGGCGCGATCGGCTACTGGCTGCTGATGGACCAGATCGGCTCGATCGTCACCCTGGGCCAGCAGGACCTGAAGAGCGCGCTCGACACCCTAGGCGGGACCTTCACCTTCGCGGTGCTGGTGATGACGCTGGCGCTGGCGCTGGTCGCGGGTGTCGACGTTCCCGCGCAGATGTTCCAGCGGACCAAGCGGCTGCGCATGTCGAAGCAGGAGATCAAGGAGGAGTCGAAGCAGACCGAAGGATCACCCGAGCTGAAGGGCGCGATCCGGCAGAAGCAGATGGAGGCTTCGAAGCGTTCGGTTCGCAAGGCGGTGGTCGATTCCACGGTGATCCTCACCAACCCGACCCATTTCGCGGTCGCGCTGCGCTATCGCCCCGGATATGACGTCGCGCCCGTGGTGCTCGCCCGTGGCCGGGGCGCCACCGCCGATGCGATCCGCGAGCTGGCCGGCGAGAATGCGGTGCCGATGCTGCAATATCCGCAGCTGGCCCGTGCGATCTACTACACCAGCAAATCCGGGCAGATGATCCGCGAGGACCTGTTCATCGCGGTCGCCGCCATCCTGGCCTTCGTCTTCAACCTCGACCGGGCGATGGCCGAAGGGATCGTGCAGCCCGACGTGACTGTGCCGACCGACGCGCGGTTCGACGAAGAAGGGCGGAAAAATCCCTGAAGATCCTCCCTATGCGAAGCATGGGGAGGGGGACCGCGGCCGAGGGCCGTGGTGGAGGGGTCTGCAACCTCTCGAACAGCGATCGGCTCAATCTCTCGAAAACCCCTCCACCATCCGCTTCGCGGACGGTCCCCCTCCCCGTCCTTCGGACAGGGAGGATCCGAAGCGGAAACATGGTTAGCGGCCGTTAGGAAATTAAAAGGACTTAAGCTGCTAAACACCCACCGGAATGCGCCGTTACCGGCAGCAGCGAGGTGTGCAGTTTACCATGGTTACGTCGGTCGGTTCTTCCATTCTCACCGCGCTCGGTGCCTCCAGCATCGACACCTCCTCGCTCGTCGACCAACTCGCCACCGCGAGCAGCGCCAGCAAGCAGAAGGCGCTCACCACCCGCGAGGAGAGCAACACCGCCAAGATCTCCGATCTCGGCAAGGCGGTGAGCTCGATCACCGCCTTTTCCAGCTCGCTGTCGTCGCTGATCTCGGGCGGGTCGCTCTATACGCAGCCGACCAGCTCGAACAGCGGGATCGCCAATGTCAGCGCACTGGCCGGTGCCCGGCTCAACGGCCTCGCCGCGACGATCAAGGTCAACAAGCTCGCCGCCGCCCAGACGATGACGGCCGCCCCGCTGAGCGGCCCCGCCGCGGCGGCAGGGATCGGCACGCTCAGCCTGACCGTCGGCAGCCAGAGCAAGACGATCACCATCACCTCCGCCAACAACACGCTGGCAGGCCTCGCCCAGGCGATCAAGGATTCGGGGCTTGGCGTCACCGCCAGCATCGTCACCGATTCGTCCGGCGCGCGGCTGGTGGTGAAGGGTGCCACCGGCGAAGCGAACGCCTTCTCGCTGGCGATGACCAGCGGCAATCCGGGCGAACTCGACCGCTTTACATATGATCCCAACAGCTATGATCCGCAGAACGTCACCGGCCTGACCCTGCAGCAGGAGGCCGAGGACGCCGAACTGCTGGTCGACGGCGTGACCGTGAAGAAGGCGACCAACAGCTTCAGCGACGTGATCGAGGGGGTGAAGATCGACCTCGTCTCCGCCGCGCCCGGCACAACCGTGACGATCGGATCAAGCCAGCCCGTCGATGCCATCAAGCAGGCGGTGAGCGATTTCGTCGCCGCCTTCAACGAGATGAAGAGCACGCTGACGGCGATGACGGGCACCACCGGATCGCTGCGCAGCGACTCCGGCATCCGCGCGCTGGCGCAGAGGCTGGGCGCGCTGACCTCCACCAAGCTGACCTTTGCCGCCGACGGCGCGCCGACCACGCTGGCCGAGATCGGCGTATCGACTAACCGTGACGGCACGCTGAGCCTCGACAGCGCCCGGCTGTCGACGGTGATGGCCAGCAACCCTAATGCGGTCGAGGCGATGTTCAACCCCGGCCAGAGCAGCGACAATCCGCTGATCAAGATCACTAATGCGATCGGCAAGGTGAAGGGCGGCACCTATACCGTCACCAACGCCGTGCCCGGCACCAGCGGGACCGCCGCCTCCGCGCAGCTCGACGGAGCCTATACGCTGCCCAATGGCGCGACCGGGGTGCAGGCCTCCTTCACCTCACCGGCGGC
The sequence above is drawn from the Rhizorhabdus dicambivorans genome and encodes:
- the fliD gene encoding flagellar filament capping protein FliD; the encoded protein is MVTSVGSSILTALGASSIDTSSLVDQLATASSASKQKALTTREESNTAKISDLGKAVSSITAFSSSLSSLISGGSLYTQPTSSNSGIANVSALAGARLNGLAATIKVNKLAAAQTMTAAPLSGPAAAAGIGTLSLTVGSQSKTITITSANNTLAGLAQAIKDSGLGVTASIVTDSSGARLVVKGATGEANAFSLAMTSGNPGELDRFTYDPNSYDPQNVTGLTLQQEAEDAELLVDGVTVKKATNSFSDVIEGVKIDLVSAAPGTTVTIGSSQPVDAIKQAVSDFVAAFNEMKSTLTAMTGTTGSLRSDSGIRALAQRLGALTSTKLTFAADGAPTTLAEIGVSTNRDGTLSLDSARLSTVMASNPNAVEAMFNPGQSSDNPLIKITNAIGKVKGGTYTVTNAVPGTSGTAASAQLDGAYTLPNGATGVQASFTSPAAGLSFDILGPVASAKITIDLGLQGALDAIKSELTASAGQLTASQTRLDNEKKSIADEKEKLNTRDTAYRAQLTAQFTRMQGALAAYSSTQNYLSQQVKLWTNDSGN
- the fliR gene encoding flagellar biosynthetic protein FliR codes for the protein MIPQGLAGLETQLWLWMIAMIRPGAAFIAAPVFGAPQVPMQLRAVVALAIGIPALANTPFVLPIGGVVTIEGFLLVAGEVLAGLALGFAVQIGFSAALVAGEVIGNAMGLGFAGMMDPATGAPSPAVSQYLSLLATFLFLATGGHLQLAAIIVESYRALPPGEAWMGAKSIQGLALFGGDLFAAGLAIALPVGFAIILVQLVMAMLARSAPQMNIFSVGLPATLMAGLVLLAIAAPVMADGIMAAIQRGLAEARLLAAGR
- the flhB gene encoding flagellar type III secretion system protein FlhB; this encodes MAEGPEDDEKTEAPTAKRRQDAEEKGDVLQSKELGTALVMLVGAGWIAVAGPWAMAALKQMLSNALSFDSSAIERFDPMAAILSMVATVALPVALLFLLTFIAAIAAPAMLGSLGFRWSAVGFKPNKLNPAAGLKRMFGMQGLIELGKALLKIVALGAIGYWLLMDQIGSIVTLGQQDLKSALDTLGGTFTFAVLVMTLALALVAGVDVPAQMFQRTKRLRMSKQEIKEESKQTEGSPELKGAIRQKQMEASKRSVRKAVVDSTVILTNPTHFAVALRYRPGYDVAPVVLARGRGATADAIRELAGENAVPMLQYPQLARAIYYTSKSGQMIREDLFIAVAAILAFVFNLDRAMAEGIVQPDVTVPTDARFDEEGRKNP
- a CDS encoding flagellar biosynthetic protein FliQ, whose translation is MDNSPEYFIGVAQQAMWILALASAPILIPALVAGIILGMIQAATSINEQTLSFVPKLIIVGIALAIFGSAIMALLGDFTRDIFQVYIPEMLR